The following is a genomic window from Theobroma cacao cultivar B97-61/B2 chromosome 10, Criollo_cocoa_genome_V2, whole genome shotgun sequence.
CTCGTTTCTTTCATATGTGAGGCCAAGTTATCAGCCGCAATATCAATAATTGGAGGGATTCAACCTTCCATAACAAAAACCATGATGCATATCAGCACTATCTACAAAAGTTCAAAGTAATTGTGATTAGTGAGTGGGATAACTCTGGTCAAATTTGTCGTTATATAGCATGAGTTATAATGTTAAATTATGTTATTGTATTTCAActtcaataaataataaacttGACGAAAATTTGTGGATTGCATTGAGAAAATATCTCGTGAAGTATTCAGATTCTATTATTCGATCAATTTTACAAGACAGGAACCCGGATTTGAAAGATTAATTAGAGCATTAATGATGTGATTAATCAGCTATTACTAGCCTTTAGGGTCTTTAGCCACATTTTTTGCTGAATAATTTAGATAGGGATATgatgaaaagggaaaaacaaatGTGCATGTGGGGGCAGATTCAAGTTGATCACGGCGCCGAAATGGGAGCACAGTCGTTCTCATGGGGTCATGGCTCTTGAGAATTTGTATAATCAGNtttataaaaaaaaagaaaaaaagaaaagaaaagataaaaccCCATTTCTTTCACGTTCTCTCTTCCATGTCAATTTCAATTCTGTTCCACTTTCCGGACTCTTCTCCCCATACCCCCTTTTAACTACCACTCCCTCAATCCCCCCCTCTCAAGctcatctctctctccctctctccctctctctcaaTTCGTTGTTTTGAAAGTCTTTAGAGACTTTGCCTTGTTTCATAGTACTTTTGCTTTTGGTTTCTCTCCTTCCCTGTTTTTTAATCATACAGGATCAACCTGGGAGAAGCTACACCTACTGGACAGacttcaaagttttttttttttcccttcatcATGAACACTGTACAAGACTGGCCTGAACCAATCATCCGAGTCCAATCTTTATCCGAAAGTGGCCTACCAATCATTCCAGAAAGATACATCAAGCCAGCCCCCGATAGGCCTTCCTTCATAGACCCTGAAGACTGTGATGCTAATATTCCGATAATTGACCTCACAGGCTTATCAGGGGACGAAGCCTGCAACCTCCCTGCCACCACTCTGGACCTAATTTCTTTGGCCTGTCGAGAGTGGGGATTCTTCCAGGTCGTGAACCATGGGGTTAGCCCTGTGTTAATGGACCAAGCAAGAGAAACCTGGCGTAGCTTTTTCCATTTGCCTATGGAGATTAAGCAAGCTTATGCCAACTCCCCCAAGACTTACGAAGGTTATGGTAGCAGGTTAGGAATCGAGAAAGGAGCCATTCTTGATTGGAGTGATTACTACTTTCTTCACTATCTTCCATTAACTCTCAAGGACTATAAAAAATGGCCTGCCTCTCCTGATTCCTGCAGGTAAAATTACAATGAAAGTTCTCTTAGATTCTTTTTGACTGTTTTCTTCACTGTAGCATCTGGTTAGATTTTGGATGCTGTACGAGTTTTTGATTTGGCTTATTCAACGGTTGTACTATGCTAATTTGTCATGCATGTCAGCATGTTGATTTGTCACTTCTTTAGTCAACTGTCTACAATGTCCCATACCTTAATTTGCCCGCTttctcaaaattattattatttatttatatattcttATTCCATCAACCATAAATTTGGACTCTACTGTAGCCTAATTAGATTGAATAATAATGTAGAGAAGTAATTGATGAGTATGGGAAGGAAGTGGTGAAGTTATGTGGGAGAATAATGAAGGTTCTGTCGATGAACCTTGGGTTGAGAGAGGACCATCTACAGAATGAATTTGGTGGGGAAAATTTTGGGGCATGCCTAAGGGTGAACTTTTATCCAAAGTGTCCACAGCCTGATCTGGCCCTTGGTTTATCATCCCACTCGGACCCTGGTGGCTTGACCCTTCTCTTACCGGACCATGAAGTCCCCGGCCTTCAGGTCCGGAAAGATGGCAAGTGGATCACCGTCAAGCCTGCCAAGCATGCCTTCATAGTAAACATCGGCGATCAAATTCAGGTGAcacttttctctctctctctctctctctctctctggaTTATTCATGATAAAACCATTGGCACGTGGAGGGGTCATGCTTTGATGGACTAATGAGCCACACACATACACCATTCAACTTTGGTCAAAAAACATATCAAGAAGCATGTTATTATTCCTTCCtcataaaacccaaaatttcttttcagatttcctttgatttttttctcttattaaAGACAGTCAAAGTGGATAAACATGATGATTTTAAGGTTATGAAGATAAGGGTATTTGGGATGACAACACTTTGAATCATCACATAATGTTGTTTCAATTCAGTGTTGGAAAGATGTTCGATCTCCCTATGTCTACGTGTTAGAGAACTATTAGATCTCACTATTGTTTCTTTAGCCATTTTCCTCTTGTCACTTTCCACAACGCCCAATTGTTTAAGCAATGAATAATGTTATGGACAATTCAAAATGGAAAAACTAAGCTTAGATTGACAATGACATTGGTCTTGGCACCCAACAGGAGTTTTCCACCTTTTGCTCTATCTGTATGATCAAGCTTTTGTCATTAGTAATAAACTAAGCCACATTGATATACATTGGcacctttgtttttttcactttcttacccttttttttttttatatataaacacttaaaaaatcttttttgacCTTTCATCATAGGGTGGTTTCTACTTTTGTACTCGCGTATATCACATgataaaaagttgaaaaatcctaaaATATCGATTTCAATTTATTGtgtaaataaaattcattgatTATATGATTTTCAAACATAATATTATCCAAAAACAACTTCACAACGTTACTTTAACATCACGAAAcgtaaaaatatgaaatttttggTCGGCTTTGCTTTTGTTTATACAATGAATTTGCTTGATCTATTGTTGAttggttttggttttatatttgattcaGGTTCTAAGCAATGCAAATTACAAGAGTGTTGAGCATAGAGTGATAGTGAATTCAGCCATGGAAAGGGTATCATTGGCCTTCTTTTACAATCCAAAGAGTGACATACCCATCAAACCGGTGGAAGAGCTGGTTTCAGCAGACAATCCTGCACTGTATTCACCCATGACATTTGATGAATACAGACTTTTCATCAGATTAAGGGGTCCCAAAGGCAAATCCCAAGTGGAATCTCGAAAGTCTCCAAGATGATTGAGACTATATTTTCATTCACTGTAATTAAAATCACATGGGAAAACAATTCCTTTCTTCTTAAGCTGTAAATCTTATAATACaaggaggaaaagaaaaacaaaaaaaaaatggaaaagaaagaataggaaaagtaaaaatagaATGATTTTCTCTTACGGCACTGTTTATTTGATGGGGGTGTTGGGAAAACTTTTTCCAGGGACCTGAAATTGATTAGGAATTTGGAATTACTTTCCCCGTTGattaaggaaaaagaaattgtcaCATTCCTTAACAGTATTGCACGTTTTCAATTGAAAGTTAAacctataaaataattaaaggcCTAGTATTCTCATTTACcgatttctttccttttcattgAAATCAACGTAATACTATATAATATCTTCAACTATTACAAATAtctgttttataaaaaacgATTATCATTTCAATCTATATACATACctgtttaattttgattaatattgaaaaatgaatgtgtaagattttcaaaatcaaataggtaaaaatttttgttgaagATACAACAAAAATTCTTCCTATATTCTTATCTGATATTATATAGTATCAAAgtttttttcattataatGTCATGATTGATAATATGcttaaaataatctaaaaacACGTGATTATCACGCTTTAAATATGTCGATATTAACAAGTCTAGATAAAAACGGAAGTGTTGATTTAAGTTTTTCGACTTTtcatttgaatgataataATCATTAAATTAAGTATGAATTATATACGTGAAATATTTCGGATAAGCACATTTTGTCTCAAcataaaaaggaaattggattttttctttttcaatggAGAGCTACTTACTAGCTACCAATTACTTGTCTCttcatcttaaaaaaaaaaagaaacccaacatttatttagttaaaaatatgacaaattctttcaaaaaaaaattattacaatataatataaagtgCATTATATGATTATAACCACACCGTTGGTCATAGTTGTTTAGTAACCTTGGACTCTAAAAAGGTTTTGCCTTTTGTTCAAATGTAATTAAGGTTTTAAAGCCACTTTTCACTCATTTCCTATTCATAGCGTAAGGTATAACTTTATCTCccactaaaattaaaaaaaaatatatagtacattaattaaacaaattagtCATCTTTGTTTTAGTCCAAATCATGATGGATTAGGTgttaattttctattaatcGATTTAACAACTATTGATTAGAATTCAACAATGTCAACTATACAATAAGGTTTTCCCCCTCATAgtcatattaatttaattctacAAAAAATCACATGCttattaataagaaaaaaaaaaggtataaTATTCCCCATAGTCGAAGGGAGTTCGTAGTAAGTTcgaattttttaattaatttttttgggtattttaagttgaaaaatagtTTGGGGTTTACATCATCTGGATATAGCTTAGCTGGTTTGAATGGttgtttaatt
Proteins encoded in this region:
- the LOC18585844 gene encoding leucoanthocyanidin dioxygenase; translation: MNTVQDWPEPIIRVQSLSESGLPIIPERYIKPAPDRPSFIDPEDCDANIPIIDLTGLSGDEACNLPATTLDLISLACREWGFFQVVNHGVSPVLMDQARETWRSFFHLPMEIKQAYANSPKTYEGYGSRLGIEKGAILDWSDYYFLHYLPLTLKDYKKWPASPDSCREVIDEYGKEVVKLCGRIMKVLSMNLGLREDHLQNEFGGENFGACLRVNFYPKCPQPDLALGLSSHSDPGGLTLLLPDHEVPGLQVRKDGKWITVKPAKHAFIVNIGDQIQVLSNANYKSVEHRVIVNSAMERVSLAFFYNPKSDIPIKPVEELVSADNPALYSPMTFDEYRLFIRLRGPKGKSQVESRKSPR